The Methanothrix sp. sequence TTCGACTGTATCACAGAGGACGGCCAGACGTAGATGTATATGTAGTTCGACCAGCCGTTGCAGTAGTAGCTGATGATATGCCAGCCAGGAGCATCTCCGTAGAACCATCCGCGCTTGAACCCGGGCCACGACCATCCCCACCACCGGACCTTCGGGGCTGAGCTTGATGGGTACCATTCATACGTGTACAGGTTCCCCGCGGAGGCTATCTGCGCCCAGAGTGGCAGATATCCGCCAAGCCTGCAGCCGCCAACCGTTTTGAGCCCCGAGGATGTCTGCACGTAAAGCCTGTTCCCGGATGTTGATGAGCCCGGCCAGTACCAGACACCGCTGGGGTCGAATGAAAGGCCCGCCGGTGGTGTGGCTGAGCTGAAGTCGAGGCTGCCATCAGGCTGGAAGCTCTCAGCGCTCGGCTCCTGCAGCTTCAGATCCGTCGGGGTCATTCGCTCTGCGTAGGGCCCCTGCGCCTCTGGGGCTGCCGAAAACCCGCCGAGGATGTTCTCGAGGCTGCTCCACGGCTGCTGGTCTGGAAGCCGCGAGCCTGTTGATTGTGGTTGAGCTTGAGGGTACTGCGTGCTCTGCGGATAGCTCTGATCTCTAATCGCCGGTGGGCTATCGAGAGGTGTAAAATCGGAATAGCCCTGGACACCACCATCGCCTATGGCACCACAGGCGGTATTGATGAAGACAAGCACGATAAAGATGCAAACATAGAGCTTCAACATGACCCCGACCTTACATGCTACTCCAAAATGTTATGTGCACTTCATCTATATATATTTTGGGAGGGATCCAGCCAGTGAGCCCGGAAACCGCCGGCACCACGAGCCATGACAAAAAGTATTTAATTGATAATAATGACGATTTGTTGGGGTGATCATCATGTGCTCTGGTCCCGGCTTCAGCCTCATCAATGTGGGGGATGAGGAGCATATACTGGCGAAGGAATACACATGCCTGGACTGCGGCAACAGGTTCAAGGGACTGGGTGTCATACCATCCTGCCCGAGCTGCAAGTCCAGGAACGTGAAGCGCGTTAAGAAGCACTAAGTTTTGAGCGCGGTGCCGCCTCCACCACCTGCTCCCGGAAATGAGCACAGGTGCTTTCAAGCGCCTGCAATCCACGCGCACTTATGTGTGGTTATCTTCTGATGGGCGGGTTCATCCGCCCCTCTCCAGGATCTCGATGAGCCTGTCGACATCGTATCTCTGTATGAGGTTCAGAAGGCGATCCGTCTTGCTGTAGAAGTTTCTTATCCCGTTGATCCTCTCCCTGATCCGTGCTGCCTCCAGGCTCTCAGAGTCTGAAAGCGCTCTTTCAGCGCGATCGAGGGCCGCCATGATTGTGCTGATCTCCTTCTTGACGTGGTTCATCATCGCATTTCTGAGCATATCAGTATCCGTCACCGGTATGTATCTGTACCTCTTCTCCCCTGGAGTTATCACCCTCTTTGCAACGCCGATTCCCTCGAGAATGCCCATGTTCGTGCTCACTGTGGACTTGCTGTAACCTGTGAGCTCGACGAGATCATCAAGAGACAGCGGAGTCTCAGAGAGCATGAGAATTCCTCTCAGAACCCCAAGCGCATCGCTGTATCCCCTCATTCTCGCGATCTGCACACAAGCCTCTGTGATGTATCTTCTGATCTCCTCGATCTCTTCCCTGTTCGTGACTTTCTCTCCGGCCTGAAGGCCAGAGCTTCCTGCCTCATCGATCTGTTTCATCCAGTATCTCCACAGGCTCTACCCCTCAGTCCGAGGGTGAGTATGTTCAATGCAGCGTTGAGATCTCGATCCAGTCTGAGCCCGCATCGCGGGCATTCGTGGACTCGATCCTTCAGCGTTTTCGGTACGATGATACCACAACCTGAGCAGCGCTGAGACGTGTACCTGGAATCGACCAGTTCAACAGACTTACCGACCCTCGCAGCCTTGTAAGTTGTGTATTGAATCAATCGACCCCAGGAGTGATCCATTATGTGTTTCGCGAGGTTGTGGTTCTTTACCATGCCTTTTATGTTCAGGTTCTCAAATACTATGAGATCCGCCTTGTCCACGATCTTCTTAGAGATCTGATGCAGAAACTCGTCTCTGAGATTCCTGATCTTTCTGTGGATCCTGGCAACCTTGAGCTTCTGCTTGATCCAGTTCTTCGAGCCCTTGATCTTCCTGGAAAGTCTCCGTTGTGCCGCTGCTAGCTTCTTCTCCATCTGTACGAGATATCGCGGGTAGCTGAACGTCTCGCCAGTCGAGAGCGTCACAGCATGCTTCAGACCCACATCAACACCTACAGCAGTTCTTGGTTCCACCCTGGGCGGTTCCTCTCCTGTATCGACGGAGAAGATCGCGTACCATGCGCCGGTGCTGTCGCGCTTGATTGTACAGGTCTTGATTTTGCCCTCGATCTCTCGATGCTTGAAGATCCGTATGGCGCCAATACCAGACAAAATGAGCTTCGATCCCTCGATTTTGTAGCCGATACCGGCATCCGGATAGGTGAACGACTTGTACCATCCCCTGCCCTTGAATCGTGGATATCCTGGTTTCTCTCCGTTCTTAACCCGCCTGAAGAAGTTCTGAAACGCTTTGTCAACACGTCTGAGAACGTCCTGAAGTACATGGGCATATACAGCTCCGAGAGCTTGATTTTTCTTGCGGTTTGCTGATAGCTGATGCGCCATCTCATAGTATGTCAGATTGTAGCGGTCGTCCTCCCATGCCTCCTTCTTCGCTGCCAGAGCATCGTTGTAGAGCTGCCTGCAGGTCTCCAGCGTGTCCCCTAGCTTTTTGATCTGATCCTTAGTCGGATACAACCGGAACTTGTAGGCAGATCTCATCTCGATTGTTGCTCCTCCATATTGCGTACGGGCTTACTCCAAAGATTGGAGTTTGCGCCCTGTTACTCTCTATCAGGCAAGCCTGAGTCGGAAGCGTTAAATACTTTTCGTAAAGACTGCACGTTCTGTAATCTCCGTATATACTGAAATCATCACAGGTGAGGCCCATAGACGGAAAAGAGCGGCTTGGCTGCTGGATCGCAAGGAATCCTGAGATCATACTCATCGCTGCAGTCCTTCTCACGCTTCTGTCCCTGCATTATGCCCAGCAGATCGAGATGCATGGGATGAGGACAGAGGACTTTGTGGATAAGGGATCGATGCTATACCAGACCTATGAACACCTCTTCAAGGAGCGGTTCGCAACAGAGTCGATAACTGTGGTGATAGAGGGCGATGATGTAACAGCTCCTGATGTCCTGAAGGCCATGGACAGGCTTGCTGTTCACATGGAATCGGTGCCTGATGTCCTTTCTGTTGAGGGAATATCGCAGATCGTGAAGGGTGCTGCTGATAGGGAACTCGGAAGGAGATACATTCCAGATGAGCAGAGCCTGATAGACACGCTACTCCTCAAGGGGGATGCCAGGCTGCTACAGAACATACTTCCTGACAGAAGGCACACGATACTATCGATGGAGCTCCCGCTCACGCTCTCAGAGGAAGAACGCGAGGAGGTCCTGCACGAGACCGAGAGGGCTGTGGCCATGGCCGAGTTCCCTCCAGGTGTGGGCGTTACAGTTACAGGAAATGCAGCGCTTGGCGTGGCCATTAAGAATGAGATGTCCAAGAGTAACGCGAGCCTGCTTGTCGCATCTGGGGTCCTCATGATCCTGGCGCTTCTTCTCGTCTTCAGGCATGTCAACTTGCCGCTCCTGCCCCTCCCGGTCGTCTTTCTGGGCATAGTCTGGACGTTCGGGATAATGGGGCTGCTTCACATCCCGATGACGATGATATCGATGTCAGCCTTTCCGATACTCATCGGCATCGGCATCGATTATGCGATACAGTTCCACAACAGGATCGAGGAGGAGTTCTCCAAGGGAGGATCTATTAAAAAGGCTGTTGTAGAGACGGTGGCCCATACCGCGCCAGCTGTCCTGATAGCGCTGGCGATAACAGCAGCCGGATTCTTCTCGCTCTTCACATCAAGCGTGCCCATGATACGGGAGTTCGGTGTTCTCTGCCTCATAGGGCTCATAATGTGTTTTCTATCAGCGCTCTTTGTTGGAATAACAGTGCTCTACGCGGCGGAGAGGAACGGAAACAACAGGAAGAACAGGGCAAATAAGAGGGCAGAGGGCGCATCTGAGAGCGCCGTCACTGAGACGGCCATCGGCAGAGCTGTCAGATCAGCCGTTAAATTTTCGCTGAGGCGTGGGGTTCTGATACTCCTCCTCGCCCTAGCTCTATCGCTTGCAGGAGTTTACTCCGATACCATGGTTCCTGTGGATACGGATTTCAAGAACTATATGCCACAGGACCTGCCCCCTCTGGTCCAGTTCAGACACCTGGTCGATATATTCGGGGGGAGCGATGAGCTCAACATAATCGTGCAGGGAGATGACGTAACGGATCCGAAGATACTGGAATGGATGAACAACTTCGGAGATTACATCACAGAGTCGAGGCAGCAGGTGTATTACGTTAACAGCGTTGCTGGATATATGAGAATGCTGAACAACGGTTCGATTCCAGAGGACGCGACCTCAGCAAGATATCTGCTCAGCCTCATGCCGTCTTCGATGAGAGACAGGTACATCGACGGGCATGATACAGCTGTTATGGACATAAACATAGGCAACGCGCTGCGTGACCTTGGTGAGGAGGGGGTCGACCGGCTTATAAAAGAGATGTACAAGGATGTCGAGTGGTTCGGTGTGCCTCCTGGAATCACTGTCGTGATAACAGGCAACCTGGTTGTGATGACGACGGTGATCGAGGCGCTCACGACCGGAAGGACAGAGATGACTTTATTCGGGCTGGTTGTGATATTCTTCATCCTGCTTCTGATTTACAGGGATCTGATAAAGGCGATTGTGCCGGTCCTGCCGATGCTCGTGGTCATAGGCTGGATGGGCGGGGTGATGTACATCACCGGCATGAAGTACACACCGCTGACCGCGACGCTTGGCGCCCTGATCCTGGGCGTGGGTTCAGAGTACTCCATACTCATGATGGAGAGGTTCTATGAAGAGCTCGATAGGTTCAATGATATCGATCAGGCCATATCGAGGGCGTCGTCAAGCATAGGCTCAGCGCTTGTTGCATCCGGCCTGACCACAGTCTTCGGCTTCGGCGCTCTCATAACATCTCCATTCGTCATAACCAACAACTTCGGCACGGTGACCGTGCTGGCTGTGATATTCGCGCTTATCACAACATTCACAGTATTTCCCGTGCTCCTCGTTCAGCTTGAAAGAGGGCGGGAGAGGATCCAGAGGCTGAATGTGATACTGATCGATGCAGTTAAAAGATGCGCAGGTGCTGTTTGATGAGATACGAATTGATAATGCTGTTGATCCTTGTTGCTCCAGCAATGGGTCAGAGCAACTACATCCCTCCTGTGATAGAGGGTGAGAACTACTGGAACATGTATGGATCCCCAAACCTGACCGCTGCGATAAGCGGCACGAACGAGTTCGACAGGGGGGATACGGTCACGCTATACATCGACCTCATTAACTACGGCAGGTTCATGAGCTTCGAGAAGGACAAGACCGCATACACTCCAATGGAGATGGCGCTTGCGGCCAAAGAGCAGGAGCTGGAGCAGGCCAAGACCACTGCCATAGGAATAGTTGCGACTCTGGTATCGGAGAGCGACCAGATCGAGGTCAAGTCCGGAGATCAGGTTGTGGAGTCTCTCAAATCCGGTGACAAAACAAAGAATCCGCTCAAATTCACGGTGAAGATTGCGAAGCATGCGCCAGCAGGCGTGTATCCGCTCAGGCTCAACCTGAAGTATGACTACCAGTACAATGTCCAGGTCGATGCGAACAAGTTCGATTCAGCTACAAACAACCTCATAGGGTTCAGGGCAGCTTACTGGTACCAGAAGGCGAATCAAACGGTGGTAGTGCCGATCATCGTGAAAAAGAAAGCGGACTTCGAGATAACCGATGTCAGAGGAGTCCTCAGGGCCGGAGCAAAGAAGGAGGAGCTTCAGGTGACATACAGGAACATCGGAGAGGAGGGCGTGAGCGACGCCATCGCCAGGCTGAGCATATTCAAGCCGTTCTCGTCGACAGATGATCAGGCGTACATCGGTAATCTCGGGCCGGGCGAGGAGGCGACCGTGGT is a genomic window containing:
- a CDS encoding RNA-guided endonuclease TnpB family protein, whose amino-acid sequence is MRSAYKFRLYPTKDQIKKLGDTLETCRQLYNDALAAKKEAWEDDRYNLTYYEMAHQLSANRKKNQALGAVYAHVLQDVLRRVDKAFQNFFRRVKNGEKPGYPRFKGRGWYKSFTYPDAGIGYKIEGSKLILSGIGAIRIFKHREIEGKIKTCTIKRDSTGAWYAIFSVDTGEEPPRVEPRTAVGVDVGLKHAVTLSTGETFSYPRYLVQMEKKLAAAQRRLSRKIKGSKNWIKQKLKVARIHRKIRNLRDEFLHQISKKIVDKADLIVFENLNIKGMVKNHNLAKHIMDHSWGRLIQYTTYKAARVGKSVELVDSRYTSQRCSGCGIIVPKTLKDRVHECPRCGLRLDRDLNAALNILTLGLRGRACGDTG
- a CDS encoding RND family transporter, with amino-acid sequence MRPIDGKERLGCWIARNPEIILIAAVLLTLLSLHYAQQIEMHGMRTEDFVDKGSMLYQTYEHLFKERFATESITVVIEGDDVTAPDVLKAMDRLAVHMESVPDVLSVEGISQIVKGAADRELGRRYIPDEQSLIDTLLLKGDARLLQNILPDRRHTILSMELPLTLSEEEREEVLHETERAVAMAEFPPGVGVTVTGNAALGVAIKNEMSKSNASLLVASGVLMILALLLVFRHVNLPLLPLPVVFLGIVWTFGIMGLLHIPMTMISMSAFPILIGIGIDYAIQFHNRIEEEFSKGGSIKKAVVETVAHTAPAVLIALAITAAGFFSLFTSSVPMIREFGVLCLIGLIMCFLSALFVGITVLYAAERNGNNRKNRANKRAEGASESAVTETAIGRAVRSAVKFSLRRGVLILLLALALSLAGVYSDTMVPVDTDFKNYMPQDLPPLVQFRHLVDIFGGSDELNIIVQGDDVTDPKILEWMNNFGDYITESRQQVYYVNSVAGYMRMLNNGSIPEDATSARYLLSLMPSSMRDRYIDGHDTAVMDINIGNALRDLGEEGVDRLIKEMYKDVEWFGVPPGITVVITGNLVVMTTVIEALTTGRTEMTLFGLVVIFFILLLIYRDLIKAIVPVLPMLVVIGWMGGVMYITGMKYTPLTATLGALILGVGSEYSILMMERFYEELDRFNDIDQAISRASSSIGSALVASGLTTVFGFGALITSPFVITNNFGTVTVLAVIFALITTFTVFPVLLVQLERGRERIQRLNVILIDAVKRCAGAV